The proteins below come from a single Dermatophagoides farinae isolate YC_2012a chromosome 7, ASM2471394v1, whole genome shotgun sequence genomic window:
- the LOC124497325 gene encoding uncharacterized protein LOC124497325 isoform X1 yields the protein MKYLLDVEPHHANESLDEMAYPLQPFLLRAADLNYRLAAAAANQPSQSAYLSALAAFGGGGPMAGSANFFGKMTGTPSSATPQSSITTGTGGGGDPTAIISNNGPPPSTNGTHSPFLTAEDLLVSHQMAAAAAAAAAAAAAANASGTTSITTTTSSSSSTTTTARTTPPTSATIPRPPPTLPPFEPEDDGVEDDPKVTLESKDLWEKFHSLGTEMVITKSGRRMFPSFRIRVSGLDKKAKYIMLMDIVAADDCRYKFHNSRWVMAGKADPEMPKRMYIHPDSPSTGEQWMQKVVSFHKLKLTNNIADKHGFVSRFQLISNSFIHFQLIFQTILNSMHKYQPRFHLVRANDLLKLPYSTFRTYVFKETEFIAVTAYQNEKITRLKIDNNPFAKGFRETGAGKREKKNSLMSLGSNTSGGGGGGSSGGGSYGHHPHLSHHSHHHPHHHHSSLTPTTPTSHHHNYLINGHHPHLHHHQPPPPPLAPFHHNHHHGNDKYHKSSSSLCSSPMMINRQSHSDDGDDILDDVDDDEEERVDIMDDDDVDDIRRPPASIPISSSSSSTTLIANNNNNSMIKQNGSHHHPHPLTHDINDFRQKFFGLDPITTTTTMMKTSVIDNKSDLLKDVHHSFQAMSNSMLGLSSSSSSSTTTTTMTTTTSSTTSSSTTTTTNAAAMAAAAAFAAGGGFPSINTIDYFNSQLASLYNTTTGSNNAGLLSAAAATSYGFPSSLFSRFYPQTNPFVPTGGGGSIPNDDHHSRLSNFVPWATSAATTASTGSTTTTTTSTTSSSSLSPTTTSMLSPPLSTTTMAGQQQFPHPFLHPFNMMPNMMDFARLQQQQQTNSVNFDNNFDLKNFDPRAILNAYFGAFGNNNNNNNVAQQLQISGLDTIKSVIPPLQLDTGNFTNPNGTPATATTTAPTVTSSINAPLMSNGTTGPDSKFSSPSLLSLNEQLEQGRDLLQLHETLNQRFKGTAAAASSLSAFNNRFFPYGIRSFLPPAPLQPPAAYNNGQSDRSIKSSNSIDDKLSVHSPLSNAGDSLDYQKSKSNRSTTSSIHCPSPARSNSSVAGGGGGGRSNTSTPNSIIRSQASASSSQPVSPSSSSSSSSSISSSSPGLINNRDDKKEVNTDEATTTMNKTSSSTTSVKESLRELKNIQLMVDGLEKHKQQQQQQQQQTNQSNGQHSIAAT from the exons ATGAAATATCTTTTAGATGTAGAACCTCATCACGCAAACGAATCGTTGGATGAGATGGCCTATCCATTGCAGCCATTTCTTTTACGTGCTGCTGATCTTAATTATAGATTAGCAGCTGCAGCAGCTAATCAACCATCACAATCAGCATATCTTTCTGCATTAGCTGcatttggtggtggtggtccaaTGGCTGGATCAGCCAATTTTTTCGGTAAAATGACTGGTACACCATCATCGGCTACACCACAATCATCTATTACAACCGGAaccggtggtggtggtgatccAACAGCAATTATCAGTAATAATGgcccaccaccatcaaccaATGGAACTCATTCACCATTTTTGACTGCTGAAGATTTACTTGTATCACATCAGatggctgctgctgcagcagcagcggcCGCAGCAGCCGCCGCTGCAAATGCTTCCGGTACaacatcaataacaacaacaacatcatcatcatcatcaacaacaacgacagcgAGAACAACACCACCAACGAGCGCGACTATACCaagaccaccaccaacactaCCGCCATTTGAACCAGAAGATGACGGCGTTGAAGATGATCCAAAAGTAACGTTGGAATCGAAAGATTTAtgggaaaaatttcattcgttAGGCACCGAAATGGTTATCACTAAATCCGGACGAAG AATGTTTCCATCATTTCGTATACGTGTATCTGGTTTGGACAAGAAAGCCAAATATATAATGCTGATGGATATTGTTGCCGCTGATGATTGTCGTTATAAATTTCATAATTCACGTTGGGTAATGGCCGGTAAAGCCGATCCAGAGATGCCTAAAAGAATGTATATTCATCCGGATTCACCTTCGACCGGTGAACAATGGATGCAGAAAGTGGTATCGTTTCATAAACTTAAATTAACAAATAATATTGCCGATAAACATGGTTTTGTAAGTCGATTccaattgatttcaaattcattcattcattttcaattgattttccagacaatattgaattcaatgcaTAAATATCAGCCACGTTTTCATCTAGTCCGTGCAAATGATCTACTTAAATTACCATATAGTACATTTCGTACCTATGTATTCAAAGAAACGGAATTTATTGCCGTTACGGcctatcaaaatgaaaag ATTACACGTcttaaaattgataataatccgTTTGCCAAAGGTTTTCGTGAAACTGGTGCTGGTAAACGAGAGAAAAA AAATTCATTAATGTCATTGGGTTCAAATACcagcggtggtggtggtggtggtagtagtggCGGTGGATCATATGGCCATCATCCACATCTTtctcatcattcacatcatcatcctcatcatcatcatagttcattaacaccaacaacacccacttcacatcatcataattatctgataaatggtcatcatcctcatcttcatcatcatcaaccaccaccaccaccgttAGCAccttttcatcataatcatcatcatggaaatgataaatatcataaatcatcatcatcattatgttcaagtccaatgatgatcaatcgtCAATCACATtccgatgatggtgatgatatcctagatgatgttgatgatgatgaagaagaacgTGTCGAtataatggatgatgatgatgttgatgatattcgAAGACCACCAGCATCCATTCCCATTTCCTCTTCATCTTCGTCTACGACATTGATagccaataataacaataattcaatgattaaaCAAAATggtagccatcatcatccacatccaCTTACACATGATATAAATGATTTTCGtcagaaattttttggtCTCGATCCAATAAccacgacaacaacgatgatgaaaacatctGTCATCGATAATAAATCAG ATTTACTTAAAgatgttcatcattcatttcaagcCATGTCCAATTCAATGCTTggtctttcatcatcatcatcatcatcgacgacaacaacgacaatgacgacgacgacatcctcaacaacatcatcatcgacgacaacaacaacaaatgcagCTGCTatggctgctgctgcagcaTTTGCTGCTGGTGGTGGCTTTCCATCAATCAATACTATCGATTATTTTAATAGCCAATTagcatcattatataatacAACCACCGGTAGTAATAATGCTGGATTATTATCAGCTGCCGCTGCTACATCATATggatttccatcatcattgttttcacGTTTTTATCCACAAACAAATCCATTCGTACCTACTGGAGGTGGTGGATCtattccaaatgatgatcatcattcaagattatcaaattttgttcCATGGGCAACATCAGCAGCGACCACCGCCTCTACCggttccaccaccaccactaccacatCAACAActagttcatcatcattatcgccGACAACAACTTCAATGTTAAGTCCACCGTTAAGTACAACAACGATGGCTGGACAGCAACAATTTCCACATCCATTTTTACATCCATTCAATATGATGCCAAATATGATGGATTTCGCAAGAttacagcaacagcaacaaacaaattcagttaattttgataataattttgatctGAAAAATTTCGATCCACGTGCCATTTTGAATGCTTATTTTGGTGCATTcggtaataataacaataataataatgtcgcACAACAACTACAAATATCCGGTCTAGACACTATAAAATCGGTAATTCCACCACTACAATTGGATACGGGCAACTTTACGAATCCAAATGGAACaccagcaacagcaacaacgacAGCACCCACCgtaacatcatcaataaatgcACCGTTAATGAGCAATGGTACTACCGGTCcagattcaaaattttcatcaccatccttattgtcattgaatgaacaattgGAACAAGGTCGTGATCTATTACAACTGCAtgaaacattgaatcaaCGTTTTAAAGGAACAGCCGCCGCagcatcatcgttatcagcatttaataatcgattttttccatatggAATACGATCATTTTTACCACCAGCACCACTACAACCACCAGCAGCATACAATAATGGTCAATCGGATCGATCAATAAAATCCAGTAACagtattgatgataaactaTCAGTCCATAGTCCATTAAGTAATGCTGGTGATTCATTGGATTatcaaaaatccaaatcTAATCGTAGTACTACCTCATCAATACATTGTCCATCACCAGCTAGATCTAATTCTAGTGtcgctggtggtggtggtggtggtcgtaGTAATACAAGTACACCAAATAGTATTATACGTAGTCAAGCAtccgcatcatcatcacaaccgGTATCACCAtcttcctcatcatcatcatcatcatcgatatcgtcatcatcaccaggtttaatcaataatcgtgatgataaaaaagaaGTAAATACAGAtgaagcaacaacaacaatgaataaaacttcatcatcaacaacatcggtGAAAGAATCATTAcgagaattgaaaaacattcaattaaTGGTTGATGGATTggaaaaacataaacaacaacaacaacaacaacagcagcaaacaAATCAAAGCAATGGACAACATAGTATTGCAGCCACTTAA
- the LOC124497325 gene encoding uncharacterized protein LOC124497325 isoform X5, producing MFPSFRIRVSGLDKKAKYIMLMDIVAADDCRYKFHNSRWVMAGKADPEMPKRMYIHPDSPSTGEQWMQKVVSFHKLKLTNNIADKHGFVSRFQLISNSFIHFQLIFQTILNSMHKYQPRFHLVRANDLLKLPYSTFRTYVFKETEFIAVTAYQNEKITRLKIDNNPFAKGFRETGAGKREKKNSLMSLGSNTSGGGGGGSSGGGSYGHHPHLSHHSHHHPHHHHSSLTPTTPTSHHHNYLINGHHPHLHHHQPPPPPLAPFHHNHHHGNDKYHKSSSSLCSSPMMINRQSHSDDGDDILDDVDDDEEERVDIMDDDDVDDIRRPPASIPISSSSSSTTLIANNNNNSMIKQNGSHHHPHPLTHDINDFRQKFFGLDPITTTTTMMKTSVIDNKSDLLKDVHHSFQAMSNSMLGLSSSSSSSTTTTTMTTTTSSTTSSSTTTTTNAAAMAAAAAFAAGGGFPSINTIDYFNSQLASLYNTTTGSNNAGLLSAAAATSYGFPSSLFSRFYPQTNPFVPTGGGGSIPNDDHHSRLSNFVPWATSAATTASTGSTTTTTTSTTSSSSLSPTTTSMLSPPLSTTTMAGQQQFPHPFLHPFNMMPNMMDFARLQQQQQTNSVNFDNNFDLKNFDPRAILNAYFGAFGNNNNNNNVAQQLQISGLDTIKSVIPPLQLDTGNFTNPNGTPATATTTAPTVTSSINAPLMSNGTTGPDSKFSSPSLLSLNEQLEQGRDLLQLHETLNQRFKGTAAAASSLSAFNNRFFPYGIRSFLPPAPLQPPAAYNNGQSDRSIKSSNSIDDKLSVHSPLSNAGDSLDYQKSKSNRSTTSSIHCPSPARSNSSVAGGGGGGRSNTSTPNSIIRSQASASSSQPVSPSSSSSSSSSISSSSPGLINNRDDKKEVNTDEATTTMNKTSSSTTSVKESLRELKNIQLMVDGLEKHKQQQQQQQQQTNQSNGQHSIAAT from the exons ATGTTTCCATCATTTCGTATACGTGTATCTGGTTTGGACAAGAAAGCCAAATATATAATGCTGATGGATATTGTTGCCGCTGATGATTGTCGTTATAAATTTCATAATTCACGTTGGGTAATGGCCGGTAAAGCCGATCCAGAGATGCCTAAAAGAATGTATATTCATCCGGATTCACCTTCGACCGGTGAACAATGGATGCAGAAAGTGGTATCGTTTCATAAACTTAAATTAACAAATAATATTGCCGATAAACATGGTTTTGTAAGTCGATTccaattgatttcaaattcattcattcattttcaattgattttccagacaatattgaattcaatgcaTAAATATCAGCCACGTTTTCATCTAGTCCGTGCAAATGATCTACTTAAATTACCATATAGTACATTTCGTACCTATGTATTCAAAGAAACGGAATTTATTGCCGTTACGGcctatcaaaatgaaaag ATTACACGTcttaaaattgataataatccgTTTGCCAAAGGTTTTCGTGAAACTGGTGCTGGTAAACGAGAGAAAAA AAATTCATTAATGTCATTGGGTTCAAATACcagcggtggtggtggtggtggtagtagtggCGGTGGATCATATGGCCATCATCCACATCTTtctcatcattcacatcatcatcctcatcatcatcatagttcattaacaccaacaacacccacttcacatcatcataattatctgataaatggtcatcatcctcatcttcatcatcatcaaccaccaccaccaccgttAGCAccttttcatcataatcatcatcatggaaatgataaatatcataaatcatcatcatcattatgttcaagtccaatgatgatcaatcgtCAATCACATtccgatgatggtgatgatatcctagatgatgttgatgatgatgaagaagaacgTGTCGAtataatggatgatgatgatgttgatgatattcgAAGACCACCAGCATCCATTCCCATTTCCTCTTCATCTTCGTCTACGACATTGATagccaataataacaataattcaatgattaaaCAAAATggtagccatcatcatccacatccaCTTACACATGATATAAATGATTTTCGtcagaaattttttggtCTCGATCCAATAAccacgacaacaacgatgatgaaaacatctGTCATCGATAATAAATCAG ATTTACTTAAAgatgttcatcattcatttcaagcCATGTCCAATTCAATGCTTggtctttcatcatcatcatcatcatcgacgacaacaacgacaatgacgacgacgacatcctcaacaacatcatcatcgacgacaacaacaacaaatgcagCTGCTatggctgctgctgcagcaTTTGCTGCTGGTGGTGGCTTTCCATCAATCAATACTATCGATTATTTTAATAGCCAATTagcatcattatataatacAACCACCGGTAGTAATAATGCTGGATTATTATCAGCTGCCGCTGCTACATCATATggatttccatcatcattgttttcacGTTTTTATCCACAAACAAATCCATTCGTACCTACTGGAGGTGGTGGATCtattccaaatgatgatcatcattcaagattatcaaattttgttcCATGGGCAACATCAGCAGCGACCACCGCCTCTACCggttccaccaccaccactaccacatCAACAActagttcatcatcattatcgccGACAACAACTTCAATGTTAAGTCCACCGTTAAGTACAACAACGATGGCTGGACAGCAACAATTTCCACATCCATTTTTACATCCATTCAATATGATGCCAAATATGATGGATTTCGCAAGAttacagcaacagcaacaaacaaattcagttaattttgataataattttgatctGAAAAATTTCGATCCACGTGCCATTTTGAATGCTTATTTTGGTGCATTcggtaataataacaataataataatgtcgcACAACAACTACAAATATCCGGTCTAGACACTATAAAATCGGTAATTCCACCACTACAATTGGATACGGGCAACTTTACGAATCCAAATGGAACaccagcaacagcaacaacgacAGCACCCACCgtaacatcatcaataaatgcACCGTTAATGAGCAATGGTACTACCGGTCcagattcaaaattttcatcaccatccttattgtcattgaatgaacaattgGAACAAGGTCGTGATCTATTACAACTGCAtgaaacattgaatcaaCGTTTTAAAGGAACAGCCGCCGCagcatcatcgttatcagcatttaataatcgattttttccatatggAATACGATCATTTTTACCACCAGCACCACTACAACCACCAGCAGCATACAATAATGGTCAATCGGATCGATCAATAAAATCCAGTAACagtattgatgataaactaTCAGTCCATAGTCCATTAAGTAATGCTGGTGATTCATTGGATTatcaaaaatccaaatcTAATCGTAGTACTACCTCATCAATACATTGTCCATCACCAGCTAGATCTAATTCTAGTGtcgctggtggtggtggtggtggtcgtaGTAATACAAGTACACCAAATAGTATTATACGTAGTCAAGCAtccgcatcatcatcacaaccgGTATCACCAtcttcctcatcatcatcatcatcatcgatatcgtcatcatcaccaggtttaatcaataatcgtgatgataaaaaagaaGTAAATACAGAtgaagcaacaacaacaatgaataaaacttcatcatcaacaacatcggtGAAAGAATCATTAcgagaattgaaaaacattcaattaaTGGTTGATGGATTggaaaaacataaacaacaacaacaacaacaacagcagcaaacaAATCAAAGCAATGGACAACATAGTATTGCAGCCACTTAA